Proteins encoded in a region of the Halostella limicola genome:
- a CDS encoding AIM24 family protein yields MDIERFRSEHVPTDSAETFQLENSYTLDVEVDGSVMAKAGSMVAYTGDLSFTGRASAEGGITGFLKEAATGEGTPVMTVEGDGHVYLADRQKKVQVLELGADDAITVNGEDVLAFESGLDYEIDTIDSLAGSFAGGLTNVYLQGPGHVAITTHGDPLVLDPPVSTDPSATVAWTGTSPDVEVNKNLSDMVGQESGERFQMNFEGEGGFVVVQPYEEL; encoded by the coding sequence ATGGACATCGAACGCTTCAGATCCGAACACGTCCCCACCGACAGCGCCGAGACCTTCCAACTAGAGAACAGCTACACGCTCGACGTCGAGGTCGACGGCAGCGTGATGGCGAAAGCCGGGTCAATGGTCGCCTACACCGGCGATCTCTCGTTCACCGGCCGGGCGTCGGCCGAGGGCGGCATCACGGGCTTTCTCAAGGAGGCCGCGACCGGCGAAGGCACGCCCGTGATGACCGTCGAGGGCGACGGACACGTCTACCTCGCCGACCGGCAGAAGAAGGTACAGGTGCTCGAACTGGGCGCCGACGACGCCATCACGGTCAACGGCGAGGACGTCCTCGCCTTCGAGTCGGGGCTCGACTACGAGATCGACACCATCGACAGCCTCGCCGGGTCCTTCGCCGGTGGGCTCACCAACGTCTACCTCCAGGGGCCGGGCCACGTCGCGATCACCACTCACGGCGACCCACTGGTGCTCGATCCTCCGGTCTCGACGGACCCGAGCGCGACGGTCGCCTGGACCGGAACCTCGCCGGACGTGGAGGTCAACAAGAACCTCTCGGACATGGTCGGCCAGGAGTCCGGCGAGCGGTTCCAGATGAACTTCGAGGGGGAGGGCGGCTTCGTCGTCGTCCAGCCGTACGAGGAGTTATAG
- a CDS encoding ABC transporter permease, whose product MSSDDRRVASAPREDASTPREAGYLDLAAAVLYREFLIFVRYPANAVGGVVVSLFFFGLLFYGGRMIAGRALTDSIEGIIVGYFLWTLSVGAYSSISNDIGSEVQWGTLERHVMTPFGFAPVALLKGVAKVVRTFLTSAVVLLAMLLITDTALRINVLTVVAVSALSIASVLGLGFAAGGITVLYKRIGNWLNLLQFGFVVLISAPAFDLGWTRALPLAHGSALLQRAMIDGTRLWEFSLVDLGILVGTAVGYLALGYAVFQYSTRRARRLGVLGDY is encoded by the coding sequence ATGAGTTCTGACGACCGCAGGGTCGCATCCGCGCCCCGCGAGGACGCGTCTACGCCCCGCGAGGCCGGCTATCTCGACCTCGCGGCGGCCGTGCTGTACCGCGAGTTCCTGATCTTCGTCCGCTATCCGGCCAACGCCGTCGGCGGCGTCGTCGTCTCGCTGTTCTTCTTCGGCCTGCTGTTCTACGGCGGCCGGATGATCGCCGGGCGGGCGCTCACCGACTCCATCGAGGGCATCATCGTCGGCTACTTCCTGTGGACGCTGTCGGTGGGCGCGTACTCCTCGATATCGAACGACATCGGCAGCGAGGTCCAGTGGGGCACGCTGGAGCGACACGTGATGACGCCGTTCGGGTTCGCGCCGGTCGCGCTCCTCAAGGGCGTCGCGAAGGTCGTCCGGACGTTCCTCACGTCGGCGGTCGTCCTGCTGGCGATGCTCCTCATCACCGACACCGCGCTCCGGATCAACGTCCTGACCGTCGTCGCCGTGTCCGCGCTCAGCATCGCGTCGGTGCTCGGCCTCGGCTTCGCCGCCGGCGGCATCACCGTGCTGTACAAGCGGATCGGCAACTGGCTGAACCTCCTGCAGTTCGGCTTCGTCGTGCTGATCTCCGCCCCCGCGTTCGACCTGGGCTGGACGCGGGCGCTCCCGCTGGCTCACGGGAGCGCGCTCCTCCAGCGGGCGATGATCGACGGGACCCGGCTCTGGGAGTTCTCGCTCGTCGACCTGGGGATCCTGGTCGGGACCGCCGTCGGCTACCTCGCGCTCGGCTACGCGGTGTTCCAGTACTCGACGCGACGGGCGCGCCGCCTCGGGGTTCTGGGCGATTACTGA
- a CDS encoding AAA family ATPase, whose amino-acid sequence MRVIGTVGLPGSGKGEAAAVAEELGVPVVTMGDVIRRECRDRGLDPATHHGEIAQALREENGPDAIAERSLPVVEDALEESDTVLVDGLRSGIEVERFKAAFGDAFTLVSIEAPFELRAERVDDRGRDKGVDEGGESLEERDERELGFGMGEAMDRADAVIENTGSLAAFRRRVRTLIADGPDALTEEP is encoded by the coding sequence ATGAGAGTCATCGGGACCGTCGGCCTGCCGGGCAGCGGCAAAGGCGAGGCCGCGGCCGTCGCCGAGGAACTGGGCGTCCCCGTCGTGACGATGGGCGACGTCATCCGCCGGGAGTGCCGGGACCGGGGGTTAGACCCCGCGACGCATCACGGGGAGATCGCGCAGGCGCTCCGCGAGGAGAACGGCCCGGACGCGATCGCGGAGCGGTCGCTCCCGGTCGTCGAGGACGCGCTGGAGGAGTCAGACACCGTGCTCGTCGACGGCCTCCGCTCGGGCATCGAGGTCGAGCGCTTCAAGGCGGCGTTCGGCGACGCGTTCACGCTGGTCAGCATCGAGGCCCCGTTCGAACTCCGCGCCGAGCGCGTCGACGACCGCGGGCGCGACAAGGGCGTCGACGAGGGCGGCGAGAGCCTCGAAGAGCGCGACGAGCGCGAACTCGGCTTCGGCATGGGCGAAGCAATGGACCGGGCCGACGCCGTCATCGAGAACACCGGTTCGCTGGCGGCGTTCCGGCGACGCGTCCGGACGCTGATCGCCGACGGCCCCGACGCGCTCACGGAGGAACCATGA
- a CDS encoding PAS domain-containing protein — translation MDSPSPSEAELEARVRQQEIVAELGQRALEAEPLDELLRDAAALVAETLNAEYCRVLELLPDGEAFLLRQGAGWPAESVGEATVSAEGNTQAGFALRSEEPVVVDDRRAEDRFDGDHLLADNDVGSGISVPVGPADEPWGTLGVFATARRSFTERDVTFVRSVANALASAAERERDERQLRQMERRYEAVFEDPNILVGLLEPDGTVLDINGTAMEYIDADLDAVTGEAFWETPWWGEGDDVAADVREWTMRAAAGEYVEFEADLTRPDGERYTLNGVFRPVTDDDGEVVSILVSDRDVSERKERERELEESEQRYRALIEHFPNGAVALVDEELRYQTVGGHPRDVADVTAEEIEGRPVTESVQPKLADELVPRYEAALEGESDAFEIDLDDRIYQFQVVPVRDEDGEAFAALGMSQDVTDRKRAERKLQRNNEQLKTLFDVLPVGVIVADADGRIVEANDTAHEIWGGDVFDAGSVDEYERYPVRRADSGKRVEPAEMTLARVVDGEEVTDPDIVEIEAADGERRIVRAEGMPVRDERGEVTRGVITLTDITERRESQRALEESERRYRTLVENFPNGAVGLFNEDLEYTAVGGELLDTLDVDPEDRIGHSIRELHPEGLLDEIEPYFHAALAGETNAFEIEFRGRHLSAHTLPIRDADGEVSEGMLVVQDVTERKERERALEESEAKFRMLAENLDEVVWMSDPDTREILYINPAYERVFGRDRDSVYENPFSFLEAVHPDDRERVERAYDTTPEEGFDEEYRIVTPDGETRWLDVQAGIVHNDRKTRVVGIAEDITERKERERALEESERRYRTLVEDFPNGAVALFDDDLQYTAVGGQLLTSEGIDPDDRIGRSVRELYPDELLEEVEPNFRAALAGESNTFEIEYHDRHLFSQTLPVRNADDEVFAGMLVVQDVTERREYERKLEESNERLEQFAYAASHDLQEPLRMVSSYLQLIEDRYADELEADGREFLEFAVDGADRMRDMIEGLLEYSRVDTRGDPFEPVELNDVLADVRDDLQVKIEESDAAIAADDLPRVNGDASQLNQVFQNLLSNAIEYSGDAPPRIRVAADRADGGNEWVISVSDEGIGIDPDDADRVFEVFQSLHGPDDSGTGIGLALVKRIVERHGGDVRVESEPGEGATFSFTLPDAADRDE, via the coding sequence ATGGATTCTCCATCGCCGTCCGAGGCCGAACTCGAAGCGCGGGTTCGCCAACAGGAGATCGTCGCAGAACTCGGCCAGCGGGCGCTGGAAGCCGAGCCGCTCGACGAGCTGCTGCGCGACGCGGCGGCGCTCGTCGCGGAGACGCTGAACGCGGAGTACTGCCGCGTCCTTGAACTGCTACCCGATGGGGAGGCGTTTCTCTTGCGTCAGGGCGCCGGCTGGCCGGCGGAGTCGGTCGGGGAGGCGACGGTGTCCGCAGAAGGAAACACGCAGGCGGGGTTCGCGCTCCGTTCGGAGGAACCGGTCGTCGTTGACGACCGCCGCGCCGAGGACCGCTTCGACGGCGACCACCTGCTGGCCGACAACGATGTCGGCAGCGGGATCAGCGTCCCCGTCGGTCCGGCCGACGAGCCGTGGGGGACGCTCGGCGTTTTCGCGACCGCCCGGCGGTCGTTCACCGAGCGCGACGTCACCTTCGTCCGGAGCGTCGCGAACGCCCTCGCGTCGGCCGCCGAGCGGGAGCGCGACGAGCGGCAACTCCGACAGATGGAGCGCCGGTACGAGGCCGTCTTCGAGGACCCGAACATCCTCGTCGGCCTGCTGGAGCCCGACGGGACGGTGCTCGACATCAACGGGACGGCGATGGAGTACATCGACGCCGACCTCGACGCGGTCACCGGGGAGGCGTTCTGGGAGACGCCGTGGTGGGGTGAGGGCGACGACGTGGCGGCGGACGTCAGGGAATGGACCATGCGTGCGGCCGCGGGCGAGTACGTCGAGTTCGAAGCCGACCTCACTCGCCCGGACGGCGAGCGGTACACACTCAACGGCGTCTTCCGCCCGGTCACCGACGACGACGGCGAGGTCGTCTCGATCCTCGTCTCGGACCGCGACGTCTCCGAGCGCAAGGAGCGAGAACGCGAGCTAGAGGAGTCCGAGCAGCGCTACCGGGCACTGATCGAGCACTTCCCCAACGGCGCTGTCGCGCTCGTCGACGAGGAACTCCGCTACCAGACCGTCGGCGGACACCCCCGCGACGTGGCGGACGTCACCGCCGAAGAGATAGAGGGGCGACCGGTGACCGAGAGCGTGCAGCCGAAACTGGCCGACGAGCTCGTCCCGCGCTATGAGGCCGCACTGGAGGGAGAGTCCGACGCGTTCGAGATCGACCTCGACGACCGGATCTACCAGTTTCAGGTCGTCCCCGTCCGGGACGAGGACGGTGAGGCCTTCGCCGCGTTGGGGATGTCACAGGACGTCACGGACCGGAAGCGAGCGGAGCGAAAACTACAGCGCAACAACGAGCAGTTGAAGACGCTGTTCGATGTCCTGCCGGTCGGCGTCATCGTCGCGGACGCCGACGGCCGGATCGTCGAGGCCAACGACACCGCCCACGAGATCTGGGGCGGGGACGTGTTCGACGCGGGGTCCGTCGACGAGTACGAGCGGTATCCCGTGCGACGGGCGGATTCAGGCAAACGAGTCGAACCGGCGGAGATGACGCTGGCGCGCGTCGTCGACGGCGAGGAGGTGACCGACCCCGACATCGTCGAGATCGAGGCCGCCGACGGCGAGCGTCGCATCGTCAGGGCCGAGGGGATGCCGGTCCGCGACGAGCGCGGTGAGGTGACCCGCGGGGTCATCACGCTGACCGACATCACCGAGCGTCGGGAGAGCCAGCGAGCCCTCGAAGAATCCGAACGCCGGTACCGTACGCTGGTCGAGAACTTCCCGAACGGCGCGGTGGGGCTGTTCAACGAGGACCTGGAGTACACCGCCGTCGGCGGGGAACTGCTGGACACCCTCGACGTGGATCCCGAGGACCGCATCGGGCACAGCATCCGCGAACTCCACCCCGAGGGCCTCCTCGACGAGATCGAACCGTACTTCCACGCCGCGCTCGCCGGCGAGACCAACGCCTTCGAGATCGAGTTCCGCGGCCGACACCTCTCGGCTCACACCCTGCCTATCAGGGACGCGGACGGCGAAGTCAGCGAGGGGATGCTTGTCGTTCAGGACGTCACCGAGCGCAAGGAGCGCGAGCGGGCGCTCGAAGAGAGCGAGGCGAAGTTCCGAATGCTCGCTGAGAACCTCGATGAGGTGGTCTGGATGTCCGACCCGGACACGCGGGAGATCCTCTACATCAACCCGGCGTACGAACGAGTCTTCGGGCGCGACAGAGACTCGGTGTACGAGAACCCGTTCTCGTTCCTCGAGGCAGTGCACCCGGACGACCGCGAGCGCGTCGAACGGGCGTACGATACCACCCCCGAGGAGGGGTTCGACGAGGAGTACCGCATCGTCACACCCGACGGCGAGACCCGGTGGCTCGACGTTCAAGCTGGCATCGTCCACAACGACCGGAAAACTCGCGTCGTCGGTATCGCCGAGGACATCACCGAACGGAAGGAGCGGGAGCGGGCCCTCGAAGAGTCCGAGCGACGCTACCGGACACTCGTGGAGGACTTCCCCAATGGCGCGGTGGCGCTGTTTGACGATGACCTGCAGTACACCGCTGTGGGCGGCCAGCTCCTAACGAGCGAGGGCATTGATCCGGACGACAGAATCGGCCGCAGCGTCCGCGAACTGTACCCGGACGAGCTCCTCGAAGAGGTCGAACCGAACTTCCGTGCCGCCCTTGCGGGTGAGTCGAATACGTTCGAGATAGAGTATCACGACCGGCATCTGTTCAGTCAGACCCTGCCAGTCCGGAACGCCGACGACGAAGTCTTCGCGGGCATGCTCGTCGTCCAGGACGTCACCGAGCGCCGGGAGTACGAGCGGAAACTCGAGGAGTCGAACGAGCGCCTCGAGCAGTTCGCCTACGCCGCCTCCCACGACCTGCAGGAACCGCTTCGGATGGTCTCCAGCTACCTCCAGTTGATCGAGGACCGGTACGCCGACGAACTGGAGGCGGACGGCCGGGAGTTCCTGGAATTCGCAGTCGACGGCGCGGACCGCATGCGCGACATGATCGAGGGGCTTCTGGAGTACTCCAGAGTGGACACCCGCGGGGACCCGTTCGAGCCGGTCGAACTCAACGACGTCCTCGCGGACGTCCGCGACGACCTCCAGGTGAAGATCGAGGAGTCCGACGCGGCGATCGCCGCAGACGACCTCCCCCGCGTCAACGGCGACGCGAGCCAACTCAATCAGGTGTTCCAGAACCTGCTCTCGAACGCCATCGAGTACAGCGGCGACGCGCCGCCGCGGATCCGCGTCGCCGCCGACCGCGCCGACGGCGGAAACGAGTGGGTGATCTCCGTCAGCGACGAGGGGATCGGGATCGACCCGGACGACGCCGACCGCGTCTTCGAGGTGTTCCAGAGCCTCCACGGCCCCGACGATTCCGGGACCGGCATCGGACTGGCGCTGGTCAAGCGCATCGTTGAGCGCCACGGCGGCGACGTCCGGGTCGAGTCCGAACCCGGCGAGGGCGCGACGTTCTCGTTCACGCTGCCGGACGCGGCCGACCGGGACGAGTAA
- a CDS encoding twin-arginine translocation signal domain-containing protein, with protein MTDDSLLERIADDETRRSFIKKSAVTTAGTGLALSGTASAQDDDAGSGGLDDDWKALIQASNFHPEGKFAIVSGVVSWTPNYGDIQDSFFSDYNTRMIRWQNTGEVVPLWAAEEANLGSFDGDRGFVSDAHDDQDQPQLFQMNKEWTPFGDNPELVTVKVSPVNEDDEDSLLDVDEWFVDGDDES; from the coding sequence ATGACCGACGACAGCCTTCTTGAGCGGATAGCGGACGACGAGACGCGGCGTTCGTTTATCAAAAAGAGCGCAGTGACGACGGCCGGAACGGGACTGGCCCTCTCCGGCACCGCCAGCGCGCAGGACGACGATGCCGGAAGCGGCGGCCTCGACGACGATTGGAAGGCGCTGATCCAGGCGAGCAACTTCCACCCGGAAGGGAAGTTTGCTATCGTGTCCGGTGTCGTGAGTTGGACGCCGAACTACGGCGATATCCAGGACAGCTTCTTCAGCGACTACAACACCCGGATGATCCGGTGGCAGAACACCGGCGAGGTCGTGCCGCTGTGGGCCGCCGAGGAAGCGAACCTCGGTTCGTTCGACGGGGACCGAGGGTTCGTCTCCGACGCGCACGACGACCAGGATCAGCCCCAGCTGTTCCAGATGAACAAGGAGTGGACGCCGTTCGGCGACAACCCCGAACTCGTCACCGTCAAGGTCAGCCCGGTGAACGAGGACGACGAGGACAGCCTCCTCGACGTCGACGAGTGGTTCGTCGACGGCGACGACGAATCCTGA
- a CDS encoding right-handed parallel beta-helix repeat-containing protein → MTYDKLRSGVALVMTLVLVVSVVPAGAIAQDDGQEGDGATTIDSCTTITEPGTYELAGDLTNATANATILEFDGTRVTACVVVAADDVVLNGGGNAVEGSTGDPVDTGVSIGSATADANVTNASGDANQTAATGQNETFSPDVGVAVLPLHDARANLTNVTVRNVSSTGWFGGVFASNVTGSTIAGVDASGNAESGLILENVTDTSVSDVRADDNAVFGVIAFSADDNALSSVRAADNGFVGYFVAESHRTQFRNVTATNQSLAGMAFFNATENVVSGLEVRNTAGDDPMLGPSAGLLFENASDNFLTGVAASDNRNWTYHAANGSTDNVVLNLTADDRQLSFVATDVAVRFDRNATGGVGTPFVAVDTGENASILVDVNWSSTGAPTGAAENETLEAGDNLTDAEAANATGDGAVEPANATAGNETAT, encoded by the coding sequence ATGACGTACGACAAACTTCGATCCGGCGTCGCGCTCGTGATGACGCTGGTCCTGGTCGTCAGCGTCGTCCCGGCAGGGGCGATCGCTCAGGACGACGGACAGGAGGGCGACGGCGCGACGACGATCGACTCGTGTACGACGATCACGGAACCGGGCACGTACGAACTGGCCGGTGACCTGACGAACGCGACGGCGAACGCCACGATACTGGAGTTCGACGGGACGCGGGTCACCGCCTGCGTCGTCGTCGCCGCCGACGACGTAGTGCTGAACGGCGGCGGGAACGCTGTCGAAGGGTCCACCGGGGATCCGGTCGACACTGGCGTATCGATAGGGAGCGCGACGGCCGACGCGAACGTGACGAACGCGTCGGGCGACGCGAATCAGACGGCGGCGACCGGGCAGAACGAGACGTTCTCCCCCGACGTCGGCGTGGCCGTCCTGCCGCTCCACGACGCGCGCGCGAACCTGACGAACGTCACCGTGCGGAACGTCAGCAGCACCGGTTGGTTCGGCGGCGTGTTCGCGAGCAACGTGACGGGCTCGACGATAGCGGGCGTCGACGCGAGCGGGAACGCCGAATCCGGACTGATCCTCGAGAACGTCACCGACACGTCCGTGAGCGACGTGCGCGCGGACGACAACGCCGTCTTCGGCGTCATCGCGTTCAGCGCCGACGACAACGCGCTGTCTTCCGTCCGCGCGGCGGACAACGGGTTCGTCGGGTACTTCGTGGCCGAGAGCCACCGGACCCAGTTCCGGAACGTGACCGCGACGAACCAGTCCCTCGCCGGGATGGCGTTTTTCAACGCCACCGAGAACGTCGTGTCCGGCCTCGAAGTCCGGAACACGGCTGGCGACGACCCGATGCTCGGCCCCTCCGCCGGCCTGCTGTTCGAAAACGCTAGCGACAACTTCCTGACGGGCGTCGCGGCGTCCGACAACCGCAACTGGACCTACCACGCGGCGAACGGGTCGACGGACAACGTCGTCCTGAACCTCACTGCCGACGACCGGCAGCTGTCGTTCGTCGCCACCGACGTCGCCGTCCGCTTCGACCGGAACGCGACGGGAGGCGTCGGGACGCCGTTCGTAGCCGTCGACACCGGCGAGAACGCGTCGATCCTCGTCGACGTGAACTGGTCGTCGACGGGCGCGCCGACCGGCGCCGCCGAGAACGAGACGCTGGAGGCGGGCGACAACCTCACCGACGCCGAAGCGGCGAACGCCACGGGCGACGGGGCTGTAGAACCCGCGAACGCGACGGCCGGGAACGAGACGGCGACGTGA
- a CDS encoding RNA-binding domain-containing protein, translating to MSTVYSVDVRIVAPVKDTEVTDRVADAVTNVFPEAETESRPGEVVATAHSMEHFSELLHRQEILDTARREFFDTLRGDTFSFALKKQAAFQGVINFAVGNPDELGDIEVRVTVTQPTPEEFVDHVAPPTEEGEPITEDFEK from the coding sequence ATGAGTACGGTGTACAGCGTCGACGTCCGGATCGTAGCGCCCGTCAAAGACACCGAGGTGACCGACCGGGTCGCCGACGCGGTGACGAACGTCTTCCCCGAGGCCGAGACGGAGTCCCGCCCCGGCGAGGTAGTCGCCACGGCGCACTCGATGGAGCACTTCTCCGAGCTGCTCCACCGCCAGGAGATACTCGACACCGCCCGCCGGGAGTTCTTCGACACCCTGCGCGGCGACACCTTCTCGTTCGCGCTGAAAAAGCAGGCGGCGTTTCAGGGCGTCATCAACTTCGCGGTCGGCAACCCCGACGAACTTGGCGACATCGAGGTCCGCGTGACCGTCACCCAGCCCACGCCCGAGGAGTTCGTCGACCACGTCGCCCCGCCGACGGAGGAGGGCGAGCCGATCACCGAAGACTTCGAGAAGTAG
- a CDS encoding ABC transporter ATP-binding protein, producing the protein MTTRDDGGSVADEDESPSASVRDTDAAGSRERTRTCDEGESGAGIGENGAGVRESGVDAVDDMATGGEDEAAGGVHADRESAAEVAVAVEGLRKRFRTGDDAVTAVDGVSFEIEAGAVVGILGPNGAGKTTLIKSVLGMVLPDEGEIRISGVDAQDDPRAAYAHVDAMLEGARNDYWRLTVRENLRYFATVSGVDPDSVADRQERLLDRLELAEKADVPVRDLSRGMKQKVSLASVLAGGADVVFLDEPTLGLDVESARTLQRELRRLATEEGLTVVLSSHDMDVVETVCDRVIVMADGRIVADDAVDALLRSGDDAHRVRIASRDFDRELLAELRDRFDVTGVEQLDPGARVEVTADSEGLYAVMAFLRTRGVTLDRVVTIEPDMEDVFVELTAGDRGDR; encoded by the coding sequence ATGACTACGCGAGACGACGGCGGGTCGGTCGCAGACGAGGACGAGAGCCCGTCAGCGTCGGTTCGGGACACCGACGCGGCCGGTTCTCGGGAGCGGACGCGCACCTGCGACGAGGGCGAGAGCGGTGCGGGCATCGGCGAGAACGGTGCAGGCGTCCGCGAGAGCGGTGTAGATGCCGTCGATGACATGGCGACTGGCGGCGAGGACGAAGCGGCTGGCGGCGTCCACGCGGACCGTGAGAGCGCGGCCGAGGTCGCCGTCGCCGTCGAGGGGCTCCGCAAGCGGTTCCGGACCGGCGACGACGCAGTGACGGCGGTCGACGGAGTCTCCTTCGAGATCGAGGCCGGGGCCGTCGTCGGGATCCTCGGACCGAACGGCGCGGGGAAGACCACCCTGATCAAATCCGTTCTCGGGATGGTGCTGCCGGACGAGGGCGAGATCCGGATCAGCGGCGTCGACGCTCAGGACGACCCGCGCGCCGCGTACGCGCACGTCGACGCCATGCTCGAGGGCGCGCGCAACGACTACTGGCGGCTCACCGTCCGGGAGAACCTCCGGTACTTCGCGACGGTCAGCGGCGTCGACCCGGACTCGGTGGCCGACCGCCAGGAGCGCCTGCTCGACCGCCTCGAACTCGCGGAGAAGGCGGACGTCCCGGTCCGCGACCTCTCGCGTGGGATGAAGCAGAAGGTGTCGCTCGCGAGCGTGCTCGCCGGCGGCGCGGACGTGGTGTTTCTCGACGAGCCGACGCTCGGGTTAGACGTCGAGAGCGCGCGGACGCTCCAGCGGGAACTCCGCCGCCTGGCGACCGAGGAGGGGCTGACCGTCGTGCTGAGCAGCCACGACATGGACGTCGTCGAGACGGTCTGCGACCGCGTCATCGTCATGGCGGACGGCCGGATCGTCGCCGACGACGCCGTCGACGCCCTGCTCCGGAGCGGCGACGACGCACACCGCGTCCGGATCGCGAGCCGCGACTTCGACCGGGAGCTGCTCGCGGAGCTGCGCGACCGGTTCGACGTGACCGGCGTCGAACAGCTCGATCCCGGCGCGCGCGTCGAGGTGACGGCCGACAGCGAGGGGCTCTACGCGGTGATGGCGTTCCTGCGAACGCGCGGGGTGACGCTCGATCGGGTCGTGACCATCGAACCGGACATGGAGGACGTGTTCGTCGAACTCACCGCGGGCGACCGGGGAGACCGATGA